A region of Spongiibacter tropicus DSM 19543 DNA encodes the following proteins:
- the nqrM gene encoding (Na+)-NQR maturation NqrM: MATIFAAIIVMMLIVAAMAVGVIFGRKPIAGSCGGVGAALADPDYVCDLCGNDPNKCREESDKAASSARQGQFYDAS; encoded by the coding sequence ATGGCTACTATATTTGCCGCCATCATTGTCATGATGCTGATTGTTGCCGCGATGGCCGTTGGCGTGATCTTTGGCCGCAAGCCCATCGCCGGTTCCTGCGGTGGCGTGGGGGCGGCGCTGGCCGATCCCGATTACGTCTGTGATCTCTGTGGCAATGATCCCAACAAGTGCCGCGAAGAATCTGATAAAGCGGCGTCCTCGGCCCGTCAGGGACAGTTCTACGACGCCAGCTAA
- a CDS encoding lipoprotein-releasing ABC transporter permease subunit, giving the protein MAASLPLFIGLRYFRRAAGDDRFLSLMSWFSLLGMLIGVVSLIVVTAVMNGFEHELQKRVLSVLPHAYIEGPEQKLEDWSQWRGQILGQEGLQAAAPYVGGKAMLSSGGRIQGAALYGIDPALEKGVSAVSENMLAGRYLGEEGGHYEIVLGDILARQLGLNIGDSLQVILPKVTVTPFGLFPRERAFTVVGVFSVGAQLDGTTAFIHLADAQKLYQLGDAVQGLRLQFDDMLRSAQGAATLLERFPEGSQAIDWSVSQGSLFQAVKMEKLMVRLLLMFIVVIAAFNIVSILSMAVSSRRGAIAVLRTMGATPGTIMAIFVIYGLATGLSGVLGGLLIGLPLALYVGDVVAWFEQLSGLYVFDPQVYFISRIPSLLRLSDVLWVCGFGIGLSLLATLYPGRQAARVQPAEALRYE; this is encoded by the coding sequence ATGGCTGCCTCTCTGCCACTGTTTATCGGTCTTCGCTATTTTCGCCGCGCGGCGGGTGATGATCGCTTCCTGTCTCTGATGTCCTGGTTTTCCCTGCTGGGAATGCTGATCGGCGTGGTGTCGCTGATCGTCGTTACTGCCGTCATGAACGGTTTCGAGCACGAGCTGCAAAAGCGTGTTCTGTCCGTGTTGCCCCACGCCTATATTGAAGGTCCCGAGCAGAAGCTGGAGGATTGGTCGCAATGGCGCGGACAAATTCTGGGGCAGGAGGGGCTGCAGGCCGCTGCGCCCTACGTCGGGGGCAAGGCGATGCTCTCCAGCGGTGGGCGTATTCAGGGCGCAGCCTTGTACGGCATAGACCCAGCGCTGGAGAAGGGTGTCTCTGCCGTCTCAGAGAACATGCTGGCTGGACGTTATTTAGGGGAAGAGGGCGGTCATTACGAGATTGTTCTCGGCGATATTTTGGCGCGTCAACTGGGCCTGAATATCGGTGATTCATTGCAAGTGATTCTTCCCAAGGTCACTGTGACGCCATTTGGTCTGTTTCCCCGAGAGCGCGCCTTTACTGTAGTCGGGGTATTCTCGGTGGGGGCGCAACTGGATGGCACCACGGCGTTTATTCACCTGGCCGACGCCCAGAAGCTCTACCAGCTTGGCGATGCCGTTCAGGGCCTCAGGCTGCAGTTTGACGATATGCTGCGCTCCGCGCAGGGCGCGGCGACACTGCTTGAGCGTTTTCCTGAGGGCAGTCAGGCCATTGACTGGAGCGTCAGTCAGGGCAGCCTGTTTCAGGCCGTGAAGATGGAAAAGCTGATGGTGCGTCTGCTGTTGATGTTTATCGTGGTGATCGCGGCATTCAATATCGTCTCTATTCTGAGTATGGCCGTCTCCTCCCGTCGGGGCGCCATAGCGGTACTGCGGACTATGGGCGCGACACCGGGTACGATCATGGCCATTTTTGTGATCTACGGCCTCGCTACAGGCCTGAGCGGCGTACTGGGAGGGCTGCTGATCGGCCTGCCGCTGGCGCTGTATGTGGGCGATGTGGTGGCTTGGTTTGAACAGTTGTCGGGCCTGTACGTGTTTGACCCCCAGGTCTATTTCATCAGCCGTATCCCCTCACTGCTTCGCCTGAGTGACGTCCTGTGGGTCTGCGGTTTTGGGATTGGCCTGAGTCTGCTGGCAACCCTGTATCCTGGACGACAGGCCGCCCGCGTTCAGCCCGCGGAAGCCCTGCGCTATGAGTAA